The following are from one region of the Arcobacter defluvii genome:
- a CDS encoding response regulator transcription factor, whose translation MKILIIEDDIKIINFLKKGLEEECYIVDFSTNGDEGLYLASVNSYDLILLDIMLPIKDGIEVCKSLRSSNIQTPIIMLTAKDSIEDKIKGLDIGANDYLAKPFSFAELLARIRVQLRMTTTTQTKLQIADLELDLLNKTATRAKENINLTAKEFTLLEYLIKNKNRVLSETTINEALSSFEDSNISNIVNVYIYRLRNKIDKNFEKKLIKTVRGIGFKISED comes from the coding sequence ATGAAAATATTAATAATTGAAGACGATATAAAAATCATAAACTTTTTGAAAAAAGGTTTAGAAGAAGAGTGTTACATAGTTGATTTCTCAACAAATGGTGATGAGGGATTATATTTAGCTAGTGTTAACTCTTATGACTTAATCTTACTTGATATTATGCTTCCAATAAAAGATGGAATTGAAGTATGCAAAAGTTTAAGAAGTTCAAATATTCAAACCCCAATAATAATGCTTACAGCAAAAGATTCTATTGAAGATAAAATCAAAGGATTAGATATTGGAGCAAATGATTATTTAGCAAAACCTTTTTCCTTTGCCGAATTACTTGCACGAATTAGAGTTCAATTAAGAATGACAACAACTACTCAAACTAAACTACAAATTGCAGATTTAGAACTTGATTTATTAAACAAAACAGCCACAAGAGCAAAAGAAAATATAAATTTGACAGCTAAAGAGTTTACACTTCTTGAATATCTAATAAAAAACAAAAATAGAGTTTTAAGCGAAACAACAATCAATGAAGCACTTTCTTCTTTTGAAGATTCTAATATTAGTAATATTGTAAATGTTTATATTTATAGATTAAGAAATAAAATTGATAAAAATTTTGAAAAAAAACTTATAAAAACAGTTAGAGGAATAGGATTTAAAATAAGTGAAGATTAA
- the groL gene encoding chaperonin GroEL (60 kDa chaperone family; promotes refolding of misfolded polypeptides especially under stressful conditions; forms two stacked rings of heptamers to form a barrel-shaped 14mer; ends can be capped by GroES; misfolded proteins enter the barrel where they are refolded when GroES binds), translating into MAKEVLFSDSARNRLYAGVEKLADAVKVTMGPRGRNVLLQKSFGAPTITKDGVSVAREIELKDTLENMGAQLVKEVASKTADEAGDGTTTATVLAHSIFKEGLRNVTAGANPIILKRGMDKACEAILAELKKASRVVANKTEIEQVATISANSDHAIGSMIAEAMDKVGKDGVITVEEAKGISDELEVVEGMQFDRGYLSPYFVTNAEKMTVEFNNPFILLYEKKISSLKEMLPILEAVNQAGRPLVIIAEDVDGEALATLVVNRLRGSLHIAAVKAPGFGDRRKAMLQDIAVLTKGTVVSEEMGMKLDTCGIEVLGTASKVVIDKDNTTIVDGSGDAESVKARVNQIKAEISNTTSEYDKEKLQERLAKLSGGVAVIKVGAATETEMKEKKDRVDDALSATRAAVEEGIVIGGGAALIRAAAKVKLHDLEGDEAIGAAIVLRAIKAPLKQIAINAGFDAGVVANEVEKSSNDNLGFNAATGEYVDMFEAGIVDPAKVERVAMQNAVSVASLLLTTEATVTDIKEDKPSMPAMPDMGGMGGMPGMM; encoded by the coding sequence ATGGCAAAAGAAGTTTTATTTAGTGATAGTGCAAGAAATAGATTATATGCAGGTGTTGAAAAATTAGCTGATGCAGTTAAAGTAACAATGGGACCAAGAGGAAGAAATGTACTTTTACAAAAATCTTTTGGAGCACCAACAATTACAAAAGATGGTGTATCAGTTGCAAGAGAAATTGAATTAAAAGATACTTTAGAAAATATGGGAGCACAACTTGTAAAAGAAGTAGCTTCAAAAACTGCTGATGAAGCAGGAGATGGAACAACTACAGCTACAGTTTTAGCTCATTCAATCTTTAAAGAGGGATTAAGAAATGTAACAGCAGGAGCTAATCCAATCATTTTAAAAAGAGGTATGGATAAAGCTTGTGAAGCTATTTTAGCTGAATTAAAAAAAGCTTCTAGAGTTGTTGCAAATAAAACTGAAATAGAGCAAGTAGCAACAATTTCAGCAAATTCAGATCATGCAATTGGTTCAATGATTGCAGAAGCTATGGATAAAGTTGGAAAAGATGGTGTAATTACTGTTGAAGAAGCAAAAGGTATTTCTGATGAGTTAGAAGTAGTTGAGGGAATGCAATTTGATAGAGGTTATTTATCTCCATATTTTGTAACAAATGCTGAAAAAATGACAGTTGAGTTTAACAATCCATTTATTTTATTATATGAGAAAAAAATATCTTCTTTAAAAGAGATGTTACCAATTTTAGAAGCTGTTAATCAAGCTGGACGTCCTTTAGTAATTATTGCTGAAGATGTTGATGGAGAAGCATTAGCAACTCTAGTTGTAAATAGATTAAGAGGTTCTTTACATATTGCTGCTGTTAAAGCACCAGGATTTGGTGATAGAAGAAAAGCAATGTTACAAGATATTGCAGTTCTTACAAAAGGAACAGTAGTATCTGAAGAGATGGGAATGAAACTTGATACTTGTGGTATTGAAGTTTTAGGAACAGCTTCAAAAGTTGTAATAGATAAAGATAATACAACTATTGTTGATGGAAGTGGTGATGCTGAGTCTGTAAAAGCAAGAGTAAATCAAATCAAAGCAGAAATATCAAATACAACTTCTGAGTATGATAAAGAAAAATTACAAGAAAGACTTGCAAAACTTTCAGGTGGAGTTGCGGTTATTAAAGTTGGAGCAGCAACAGAGACTGAAATGAAAGAGAAAAAAGACAGAGTTGATGATGCTTTAAGCGCAACAAGAGCTGCTGTTGAAGAAGGAATTGTAATTGGTGGAGGTGCAGCCTTAATTAGAGCTGCTGCAAAAGTAAAATTACATGATTTAGAAGGTGATGAAGCAATTGGAGCTGCAATTGTTTTAAGAGCTATTAAAGCACCATTAAAACAAATTGCAATTAATGCTGGATTTGATGCTGGTGTTGTTGCAAATGAAGTTGAAAAATCTTCTAATGACAATTTAGGATTTAATGCTGCAACTGGTGAGTATGTAGATATGTTTGAAGCTGGAATTGTTGACCCAGCTAAAGTTGAAAGAGTTGCTATGCAAAATGCAGTTTCAGTTGCATCTTTACTTTTAACTACAGAAGCTACAGTAACTGATATTAAAGAAGATAAACCATCAATGCCTGCAATGCCAGATATGGGTGGAATGGGTGGAATGCCTGGAATGATGTAA
- a CDS encoding HD-GYP domain-containing protein encodes MAESEIKCTSLKHSKRVAYICLQMADIMGLSDEEKFDLCSYSLLHDNGLIESFCNFTSEYKLNNVEEYFDMVNFAEHCTIGENNIKDFPFLTSQKNIILYHHENFDGSGLFGKKESEIPIFAQLISFADTLDTNFDLSNICYDKKELILNFVKENEKKLFSKKIVDAYTILSESFLFWGDLEYFDEVNPLEKILPNFTIEVPLESFLSITKIFSKIIDGKSKFTAKHSVDLEEKSLKLVEYFNLDDETKLKIQIASNLHDIGKLGTPNAILDKEGSLTNQELFEIKKHAYLTHTILSKIDNFSEITKWASAHHEKLDGSGYPFGLTSNELGLEERIVSCLDFYQALVEDRPYRKSMTHKEAVLILKKNLSDYEIDKNIVNAIDIVFDEK; translated from the coding sequence TTGGCAGAAAGTGAAATAAAGTGTACTTCATTAAAACATAGTAAAAGAGTTGCTTATATTTGTTTACAAATGGCTGATATTATGGGTTTAAGTGATGAAGAAAAATTTGATTTATGTTCTTATTCATTATTACATGATAATGGTTTGATAGAGAGTTTTTGTAATTTTACAAGTGAATATAAACTAAATAATGTAGAAGAATATTTTGATATGGTTAATTTTGCAGAACATTGTACAATTGGAGAAAATAATATTAAAGATTTTCCTTTTTTGACATCTCAAAAAAATATTATTCTTTATCATCATGAAAATTTTGATGGTTCAGGATTATTTGGTAAGAAAGAAAGTGAAATACCTATTTTTGCCCAATTAATTTCATTTGCAGATACTTTAGATACAAATTTTGATCTATCAAATATTTGTTATGATAAAAAAGAGTTAATTTTAAACTTTGTAAAAGAAAATGAAAAAAAACTTTTTTCTAAAAAAATAGTTGATGCTTATACTATATTAAGTGAATCTTTTTTATTTTGGGGAGATTTAGAGTATTTTGATGAAGTAAATCCTTTAGAAAAAATTTTACCAAATTTTACTATTGAAGTGCCTCTTGAAAGTTTTTTATCTATTACAAAGATATTCTCAAAAATCATAGATGGTAAATCTAAATTTACAGCTAAACATTCAGTTGATTTAGAAGAAAAATCTTTAAAACTTGTAGAATATTTTAATCTAGATGATGAAACTAAATTAAAAATACAAATTGCTTCAAATCTTCATGATATTGGAAAACTTGGTACTCCAAATGCTATTTTAGATAAAGAAGGAAGTCTTACAAATCAAGAACTTTTTGAAATAAAAAAACATGCGTATTTAACCCATACAATTTTAAGTAAAATAGATAATTTTAGTGAAATTACAAAATGGGCATCAGCACATCATGAAAAACTTGATGGTTCAGGTTATCCTTTTGGTTTAACTTCAAATGAATTAGGACTAGAAGAGAGAATAGTTTCTTGTTTGGATTTTTATCAAGCATTAGTAGAAGATAGACCATATAGAAAATCTATGACTCATAAAGAGGCTGTTTTGATATTAAAAAAGAATCTAAGTGATTATGAAATAGATAAAAATATCGTAAATGCAATAGATATTGTTTTTGATGAAAAATAA
- the groES gene encoding co-chaperone GroES: MNFKPLGERVLVKRTEVENKTASGIYIPDNAKEKPQTAEVVAVGNKVEDVKVGDTIVFEQYRGTEFKLDGQEYLILNIENVIGVM; the protein is encoded by the coding sequence ATGAATTTTAAACCACTAGGTGAAAGAGTTCTTGTTAAAAGAACAGAAGTTGAGAATAAAACTGCAAGTGGAATCTATATTCCAGATAATGCAAAAGAAAAACCACAAACAGCAGAAGTTGTTGCAGTTGGAAATAAAGTAGAAGATGTTAAAGTAGGTGATACAATTGTATTTGAACAATATAGAGGAACTGAATTCAAACTTGATGGTCAAGAATATCTAATTTTAAATATTGAAAATGTTATAGGAGTAATGTAA
- a CDS encoding polyprenyl synthetase family protein: protein MKNLLDSFEDYLLNNLPSSKTFHPYFEDALCDMLKAGGKRFRPMLLLSVVKSNKSLLLPNAMSVALGLEYLHTYSLIHDDLPAMDNADLRRGFQTLHKKYDEVTAILVGDALNTEAFGLISNASLHNDVKVELIKCLAQNGGINGMIIGQAIDCFFENQKLELSQLEYLHIHKTAKLIAASLKMGAIISEYNFEIQDKLYNFGIDLGLLFQIQDDIIDETCSSEDAGKTTQNDGAKNSFVNLLGLEGAIKSADELALKCINILNTFDSNLKDSLEELLLKFINRHK, encoded by the coding sequence ATGAAAAATTTATTAGACTCTTTTGAAGATTATTTATTAAATAATCTTCCTTCTTCAAAAACTTTTCATCCATATTTTGAAGATGCTTTATGTGATATGTTAAAAGCTGGTGGAAAAAGATTCCGTCCAATGCTTTTACTTTCAGTTGTAAAATCAAATAAATCTTTACTTCTTCCTAATGCAATGAGTGTTGCTCTTGGATTAGAATATTTACATACTTATTCTTTAATTCATGATGATTTACCAGCTATGGATAATGCAGATTTAAGAAGAGGTTTTCAAACTTTACATAAAAAATATGATGAAGTAACAGCTATTTTAGTTGGAGATGCATTAAATACTGAAGCTTTTGGTTTAATATCTAATGCTTCATTACACAATGATGTAAAAGTTGAGCTTATAAAATGTTTAGCTCAAAATGGTGGAATTAATGGAATGATAATTGGTCAAGCAATAGATTGTTTTTTTGAAAATCAAAAATTAGAACTTAGTCAATTAGAATATTTACATATTCATAAAACTGCAAAATTAATTGCTGCAAGTCTTAAGATGGGAGCAATTATAAGTGAATATAATTTTGAAATACAAGATAAACTTTATAATTTTGGAATTGATTTAGGACTGTTATTTCAAATCCAAGATGATATTATTGATGAAACTTGTAGTTCAGAAGATGCAGGAAAAACAACTCAAAATGATGGTGCTAAAAACTCTTTTGTAAATCTTTTAGGATTAGAAGGAGCTATAAAAAGTGCTGATGAATTAGCATTAAAATGTATTAATATACTTAATACTTTTGATTCAAATTTAAAAGATTCTTTAGAAGAGTTACTTTTAAAATTCATAAATAGACACAAGTAA
- a CDS encoding sensor histidine kinase, whose translation MKINLSIKRKLLIYHFFIQTIVLVIFSFSLYKALEISTLDKLEATLKVIILDVTDDLLENEKITQTLLDEEKEYKYEPLYIRILDNKTHQKIIQTENFPSNIEHNDDYLNNLKENIVTFEKQNSYLVSRIKIDFHGEQLVIIEAVTTKDMITSTLENLLYIFGFILPIILIFAVIGGNFVIYKSFLPIENILDELKQINANDLSARLKTRKTKDEICQLINEVNNLLSRLENSFERISQFSSDASHELKTPLTIIKGEMEVTLRKDRSIDEYKEALKTSLDEICLIEQTINDLLFLAKNEKDLIIDKQENFYLDEIADEAINELKNFAKLHKIEVSFVVEDSLELKGFPNLLKIAIKNAIKNAIQFSFENTKVIVKIFKKDDSLNISIQDFGIGIAKNEQTKIFEKFYRTDKSRNKNSGGTGLGMSILKKIVDIHKGDITIKSIENSGTTITFTFYLK comes from the coding sequence GTGAAGATTAATTTATCAATCAAAAGAAAACTTTTAATTTACCATTTTTTTATACAAACAATTGTTTTAGTGATTTTTTCATTTTCTTTATATAAAGCATTAGAAATTTCAACTTTAGATAAACTTGAAGCAACTTTAAAAGTAATTATTCTTGATGTAACTGATGATTTATTAGAAAATGAAAAGATTACTCAAACTTTACTTGATGAAGAAAAAGAGTATAAATACGAACCTTTATATATTAGAATATTGGATAATAAAACTCATCAAAAAATAATTCAAACAGAAAATTTCCCAAGTAATATCGAACATAATGATGATTATTTAAACAATTTAAAAGAAAATATTGTTACATTTGAAAAACAAAATAGTTATTTAGTAAGTAGAATAAAAATAGACTTTCATGGTGAACAACTCGTAATTATAGAAGCAGTTACAACCAAAGATATGATTACATCAACATTAGAAAATTTACTTTATATTTTTGGTTTTATTCTACCTATAATTCTTATATTTGCTGTAATTGGTGGTAATTTTGTAATTTATAAATCATTTTTACCAATCGAAAATATTTTAGATGAATTAAAACAAATAAATGCAAATGATTTGTCAGCAAGATTAAAAACAAGAAAAACAAAAGATGAAATATGCCAATTAATAAATGAAGTTAATAATCTTTTGTCTCGTCTTGAAAACTCTTTTGAAAGAATCTCACAATTTAGTTCTGATGCTTCTCATGAATTGAAAACTCCTCTTACAATAATAAAAGGTGAAATGGAAGTTACATTAAGAAAAGATAGATCAATTGATGAATATAAAGAGGCATTAAAAACCTCTTTAGATGAAATTTGTCTAATTGAACAAACGATAAATGATCTACTTTTCTTAGCAAAAAATGAAAAAGATTTAATTATAGATAAACAAGAAAATTTTTATCTTGATGAAATAGCAGATGAAGCAATAAATGAACTTAAGAATTTTGCCAAACTTCATAAAATAGAGGTTTCTTTTGTAGTTGAAGATAGCTTAGAATTGAAAGGTTTTCCAAACTTATTAAAAATTGCTATAAAAAATGCTATAAAAAATGCTATTCAATTTAGTTTTGAAAATACAAAAGTTATTGTAAAAATATTTAAAAAAGATGATTCTTTAAATATTTCTATTCAAGATTTTGGAATAGGAATTGCTAAAAATGAACAAACAAAAATATTTGAAAAATTTTATAGAACTGATAAAAGTAGAAATAAAAACTCAGGTGGAACAGGTCTTGGAATGTCAATATTAAAGAAAATTGTTGATATTCATAAAGGTGATATTACAATAAAAAGTATCGAAAATAGTGGGACTACTATAACTTTTACTTTTTATTTAAAATAA
- a CDS encoding YbaB/EbfC family nucleoid-associated protein, giving the protein MFDGIDLKNLNLGEMLNQFQDMAKNAKDENSSKIFTSKAGGGMVEISINGNSEVIDLKIDDSLLEDKDSLQILLISCMNDVIKQSDENKKMMAMNLMGGLGSFGQK; this is encoded by the coding sequence ATGTTTGATGGGATTGATTTAAAAAATTTAAACTTAGGTGAAATGTTAAATCAATTTCAAGATATGGCAAAAAATGCAAAAGATGAAAATTCTTCAAAAATTTTTACATCAAAAGCTGGTGGAGGAATGGTAGAAATTTCTATTAATGGAAATTCAGAAGTTATTGATTTAAAAATAGATGATTCTCTACTTGAAGATAAAGATTCTTTACAAATTTTATTAATTTCATGTATGAATGATGTAATAAAACAAAGTGATGAAAATAAAAAAATGATGGCAATGAACCTAATGGGTGGTTTAGGTTCTTTTGGACAAAAATAA
- a CDS encoding YceI family protein, translating to MYKLALILILSLGAFANSLTITQGEITAHTEVFGDSEINPATKDVKADLSIDDKIESIKGKIYFDTLSLVSQKKDRDAHMYELLNEPKFKTISFDIKNIVKNDTNYDINGVVTLNGVSKDITVKSNITEQNNQILFDGGFSFNLTDFNLEPPTMFFLTVRNQIDISYKIDLKR from the coding sequence ATGTATAAATTAGCTCTAATTCTAATTTTAAGTTTAGGTGCCTTTGCTAATAGTTTAACTATAACTCAAGGTGAAATAACTGCACATACAGAAGTTTTTGGAGATAGCGAAATCAATCCAGCAACTAAAGATGTAAAAGCAGATTTATCAATAGATGATAAAATTGAATCAATCAAAGGAAAAATCTATTTTGATACATTAAGTCTTGTTAGTCAGAAAAAAGACAGAGATGCTCATATGTATGAATTATTAAATGAGCCAAAATTTAAAACTATATCTTTTGATATAAAAAATATTGTAAAAAATGATACAAATTACGATATTAATGGTGTTGTAACATTAAATGGTGTTTCAAAAGATATTACAGTAAAAAGTAATATCACAGAACAAAATAATCAAATTTTATTTGATGGTGGATTTTCATTTAATCTAACAGATTTTAATTTAGAACCACCAACAATGTTTTTTTTAACAGTAAGAAATCAAATAGATATCTCTTATAAAATTGATTTAAAAAGATAA
- a CDS encoding peptidylprolyl isomerase, whose translation MKKILFILCSLVLLLEAANPTAIFETSKGNIEIELRPDLAPKAVENFVTHAKNGYYNNQIFHRIIKNFMIQGGDPTGTGMGGESIWDKPFEDEFAPNAVFDKAGILAMANKGPNTNGSQFFITTVPTYWLNGRHTIFGYVKNGFDVIQKIEATPTNKYEGDKPFEDIKIISISIKE comes from the coding sequence ATGAAAAAAATTTTATTCATTCTATGTTCTTTAGTGTTACTTTTAGAGGCAGCAAATCCAACGGCTATTTTTGAAACATCAAAAGGTAACATAGAAATTGAGTTAAGACCTGATTTAGCTCCTAAAGCAGTTGAGAATTTTGTTACTCATGCAAAAAATGGTTATTACAATAATCAAATTTTTCACAGAATTATAAAAAACTTTATGATTCAAGGTGGTGATCCAACAGGAACAGGAATGGGCGGTGAGTCAATTTGGGATAAGCCATTTGAAGATGAATTTGCACCAAATGCAGTTTTTGATAAAGCTGGCATTTTAGCTATGGCAAATAAAGGACCAAATACAAATGGTAGTCAATTTTTTATAACAACTGTTCCAACTTATTGGTTGAATGGAAGACATACAATTTTTGGATATGTAAAAAATGGTTTTGACGTAATACAAAAAATTGAAGCTACACCAACAAATAAATATGAAGGTGATAAACCTTTTGAAGATATAAAAATCATATCTATTTCAATAAAAGAATAA
- a CDS encoding ABC transporter ATP-binding protein, producing the protein MIKALNLTHYYNKDLALENINLEINKGEFVSIIGESGSGKSTLLSLLSTLLKPTSGEIFFENTNYKNIKDIDNFRKTNIGFIFQFHYLINYLTVKENIKLANEKVSNDEIYNLLKLLKIENLLDKYPNEISGGQKQRVAIARALINKPKVIIADEPTGNLDSKNSLNVFELFKNLCLDGTTIIVATHDKELAKFANKIYEVKDGKIN; encoded by the coding sequence ATGATAAAAGCTTTAAATTTAACACATTATTACAACAAAGATTTAGCTTTAGAAAATATCAATTTAGAAATAAATAAAGGTGAATTTGTTTCAATTATCGGGGAAAGTGGAAGTGGAAAATCTACACTTTTATCACTTTTATCAACACTTTTAAAACCAACAAGTGGTGAAATATTTTTTGAAAATACAAATTACAAAAATATAAAAGATATTGATAATTTTAGAAAAACAAATATAGGTTTTATTTTTCAGTTTCATTATTTAATCAACTATTTAACTGTTAAAGAAAATATAAAACTTGCTAATGAAAAAGTATCAAATGATGAGATTTACAATCTATTAAAACTTTTAAAAATTGAAAATTTATTAGATAAATATCCAAATGAAATTTCAGGTGGTCAAAAACAAAGAGTTGCAATTGCAAGGGCTTTGATAAACAAACCAAAAGTAATTATTGCAGATGAACCAACAGGAAATTTAGATTCTAAAAACTCTTTAAATGTTTTTGAACTATTTAAAAATCTTTGCCTTGATGGAACAACTATAATCGTGGCAACTCACGACAAAGAACTAGCAAAATTTGCAAATAAAATTTATGAGGTGAAAGATGGAAAAATCAATTAA
- the panD gene encoding aspartate 1-decarboxylase: MTFDMLYSKIHRATVTDANLNYVGSITIDEELMNASNLRVGQKVDIVNINNGERFQTYVIKGKAGSKDMCLNGAAARKVEIGDKIIVISYASYSESELKNYKPTVVLVDEKNNIELITNELVGSDHV; encoded by the coding sequence ATGACATTTGATATGCTATATAGTAAAATTCATAGAGCGACTGTAACAGATGCTAATTTGAATTATGTTGGATCAATTACAATTGATGAAGAATTAATGAATGCTTCAAATTTAAGAGTTGGTCAAAAAGTTGATATAGTAAATATTAATAATGGTGAAAGATTCCAAACATATGTAATAAAAGGAAAAGCTGGTTCTAAAGATATGTGTCTAAATGGAGCAGCAGCAAGAAAAGTAGAAATAGGTGATAAAATCATTGTTATCTCTTATGCTTCATATTCAGAATCTGAACTAAAAAATTATAAACCAACTGTAGTATTAGTTGATGAAAAAAATAATATTGAATTAATAACCAATGAATTAGTAGGAAGTGACCATGTTTGA
- a CDS encoding (2Fe-2S) ferredoxin domain-containing protein, whose product MEMPSIPQPTFYIFKCEQSSPPGMPKPSCVNENTRDLFNHAAQSLMKSGLMGPVQIVRTSCLGRCQMGPLMLVEPGHFMYSSLSKEKIDKIIEEHILGGKPVEEYLIPSSFWGEPINLVK is encoded by the coding sequence ATGGAAATGCCATCTATCCCTCAACCAACATTTTATATATTTAAATGCGAGCAAAGTTCACCTCCTGGAATGCCAAAACCATCATGTGTTAATGAAAATACAAGAGATTTATTTAATCATGCTGCACAAAGTTTAATGAAAAGTGGTTTAATGGGACCTGTTCAAATAGTTAGAACTTCTTGCTTAGGAAGATGTCAGATGGGACCTTTGATGTTAGTTGAGCCAGGGCATTTTATGTACTCTTCCCTATCTAAGGAAAAAATAGATAAAATAATTGAAGAACATATATTAGGTGGTAAACCAGTAGAAGAGTATTTAATACCTTCTTCATTTTGGGGTGAACCAATTAATTTAGTAAAATAA
- a CDS encoding metallophosphoesterase: protein MNSIPNTKIVEIIVENEKLNDLKILHLSDLHINKKTSKKEILDLVNHCNNLEFDFCVITGDIIDTKVKFITEQLKILNTLNSEVFYISGNHDLFYGLEDLKKELTNFIFMDNETFKINYKNEIIHLAGLPDRFSKFFKIKRDEKKIESYLKNSPSIFISHQPKDYKIATNSDSNLFLCGHTHGGQIFPFHYLVRLVQPFLAGLFYRKNTAIYVNKGLGYWGVNFRYKADAEITILKLITKSVK, encoded by the coding sequence ATGAATTCTATTCCAAATACTAAAATTGTAGAAATAATTGTAGAAAATGAAAAATTAAATGATTTAAAAATTCTTCATTTAAGTGATTTACACATAAATAAAAAAACTTCTAAAAAAGAGATTTTAGATTTAGTAAATCATTGCAATAATCTTGAATTTGACTTTTGTGTGATTACAGGAGATATAATTGATACAAAAGTTAAATTCATAACTGAGCAACTTAAGATTCTAAATACTTTAAATAGTGAAGTTTTTTATATAAGTGGAAACCATGATTTATTTTATGGTTTAGAAGATTTAAAAAAAGAGCTAACTAATTTCATTTTTATGGATAATGAAACTTTTAAAATTAACTATAAAAATGAGATTATACATTTAGCAGGATTACCTGATAGATTTTCAAAATTCTTTAAAATAAAAAGAGATGAAAAAAAAATAGAAAGTTATTTAAAAAATTCTCCTTCTATTTTTATTTCGCACCAACCAAAAGATTACAAAATTGCTACAAATTCTGACTCAAATCTATTTTTATGTGGACATACCCACGGTGGTCAAATTTTCCCATTTCATTATTTAGTAAGATTAGTTCAACCTTTTTTAGCTGGATTATTTTATAGAAAAAATACTGCAATTTATGTAAATAAAGGTTTGGGATATTGGGGTGTAAATTTTAGGTATAAAGCTGATGCAGAAATTACTATATTGAAATTAATAACAAAAAGTGTAAAATAA